Genomic segment of Drosophila biarmipes strain raj3 chromosome 2L, RU_DBia_V1.1, whole genome shotgun sequence:
TTTTGCTTATCAGCGGTCTTCGATCTCAACTCGGTCGGTGAGGGCTCTTGATCTCGGTATCAATTTCCCACTATGATTGAATGAATTTTCCCAATCCCACTACCCTCCATATGTGGGCGTTGTCCTATCGCTCCAACAGATCTGGAAATTGCCAAGTTCCTAGGAAatctccaaaaatattttggcaaGGCGTAAGACCCCTGAGTGGACCTAATCTCTCGCCGCCTTGTGTGTGGCAAGTCGCTCAGTTGACCAAGAGCCTCGTTTTCGGCCGCCTGATGAGTCATTTAATTGAGCCCAAAAAATACACTTTGCCacatgggatgggatgggatgggtaAATTAATTTACTCTTTCGATAATCTCGGAAAAAATTCTCCGGTGATTCATCCAACCTTCTTGCGTCGGAATTGCATCTCGCTCtggattttcatttcatttcatttagtTTTGGGGCATTTCATCTCAGGGGCTATTAATAGATTGAGGTTGAATCTGGATTTTCAAACTATAGGGCAATCCCCATTCTTATCAGCAAAATTATCAACTCTCTGAAAAAAGTTTTGCTAAAAATACACTTCTATACTATATTTAtagatttataaataaaataaatttgtgtttgtttcatttttgttcccaatcaattatttatttcttctttttatttagcATTTGAAACTATTTCACGTtgttttgcaattaaattcaCTTGACATTGGTCCAAACAATCAACTGGGAATAAGTAAAAATTGTTGTCGACCTGAAATGTagtataattaatatttattacccGGCCTTATCAGCATCAAAGTTCATTCAGCTGTTTGAATAGTTATTCCAGATTCCTATCGTTCCATTTGCCAGCAATTTGTTACGTTTTAGACAGTTCTAGGAAAGTTGATATGCACGACGATCGTTATCAGCCGCTTCGAGCGGGCtcatttaattaacaaattaCCCGTTGAGCCGAGCTTTCACAGCTGGTTTTCCACTGATTTTGATTTGGTCAATACACGCCTTGCCTTTTTTGTGTTCCTAATCTATAGAGCGAAGCGCTCTGGGTTTCTTATCACCACGTATTGGGGTAATACCTGTGACAGTTTTTCTGCCGCTCTTAATGCTGCGATAAGCGTTTTGCCATTTCGCTCGACTTGGTTTTTGCTGAGTGCTGGGTAAGTTCATTTTGATAAGGTGGCGAAATTGCGAATTGTCACCTGAACTGACAACACCTTCGATAGCTCAGTTGGTAGAGCGGTGGACTGTAGAAGTGATCAAGTGCAAGAGTAGACATCCATAGGTCGCTGGTTCAAATCCGGCTCGAaggatttttttataaatatttctttaagtttttaagaaaattaaaatagccGGAAGTTGCTTTTTTGATGACATTATGATAGACATTAAACAGAGTGAGAATcctataataaaatttttttgtaatatattaAGACATCTTTGAGATTCAGTCTTCAGTAAACATTTTCCCCCATTTCCAATCccaaataaataatcattgctttttttttaataaattgtttttcttttatatttttcatctttctttttcctcttcgCTCCCGCATCATCTCATCGTCGTCATCAAAAATATgcattgttttaaataaataaaataataaggtTTATGTGAAAAATTACATATACAAATCGTGCTCTGCAACATCAGGCACGAATCGATATTTTCCATTCATCGGGTTTTCTTTTTGTgggtttttctttctttcgttTCTATTAATTTATCCAACATGCTGAGCTTAGGCGGTAGGTCTTAAACTTctagattattattattattcgaGCTTAGCTTAGAACGCATAACGATGTAGATAgttattcatatatttatagAGCATACGTTTGTTTATACAGTTACGTTTAGTTGAATTCGGAACGAAGTTTGAATACCCTTTCGTCGATATGTGTTGGTGTGTGTTGTGCTTATGGATGAGTGTGTGCTGGTGTGTGTATCGCATATAAAGTATATAGGTATTTAGTACATATACAATATCTGTTTCTTCTCCTATAACTATGTGTTTAGGAGCCACAGTTCCTAAGTAATTTCAAGTCATTATTCGATTACACTCTCGCTAGTTAATTTACAAGTGGATTGCTATtgctttataaaattattaacaaaaacGGCTAGTAGAATAGGTCTCCTTTCCACATGTACATACAGTAGATACCAGTTCGCATCGATATAGTTCTTTAATGTATACATTATATTAGCGTTTTATACAATTTGTTCAATTGGTCGATTTTACTCTTACACGTACTCCTTTTCTCCTGCTCTTCCTCCTCCTTCTtcaccagcagcagcgcaCACAGATACGAAAGTATCTAATATCTGAAGTATCTGACGGATGGGCGGgttgggggcgtggcatggCGGCTATATACAGTGGACTCTGCTCTCTCTCAAAATCGCTCTGATCTAGGATTTTTCCCCAGCCTGGCTGGGGAAATCGACAGAGGCTCCAAGGTGGGcggttttcctttttgttgcttttctttttgtgttGGGTAGatgggtgggcgtggctgccGCCTGTTTTTATACGATTAAAGTCTAACGATTTACacttaaaattcaaatattcagTCCATTTTGTTTGCGTTGTGTTTAAAGCATTGACGGCTTGGAACCAAACAGCATTTGATGCTCTCTCGCTCGCGATTTCCTTGCCTCTTCCATGCGAAGGCGCTGGAAGAGCGGATGGCACGATGGTGCGATGGTGCGCGAATCTATCGACAGCCACAGCCCACCACGGTCATCTCCTGGTAGTTCTTCAGCACCACCGTACTTTGGTCGTTGAGATAGAGCATGGCCACGCTGTCCAGTTGCGTGGGCACGCAGCACGCCTTCGGCACCTTGCCGGGATTCATGTTGTTGACCAGCGTCTGCACCACCGCATGGTTGGTCGAGTTGAAGTGGTCGGCCAGCGGGAAGGGGCACTTCCCGTGGCAGTAGTACGCATCATAGCCCAGGGGCGCCACAATCCAGTCATCCCAGCCGACGTCGGAGAAGTCCACGTACAGCGAGTGCCGCCGGCAGGTGTCGTCGTGGTTCTTGCGACGCGCCGGCCTCCTCGGTTGCCGCTTGTTCCGGCTGCCcttgccaccgccgccgcctccctCGCCGCCAGACACATCCCGGATGGAGCGCGCCTTGTGCCGCCCGTCGTCGGTGTAGGTGAACAGGAGCGGCTGCTTGTGCTGCCACCGCTCGTGCGCCTCGTCCGCGCTGCGGCGCAGCCGCACATGGTGATGTGGCGCCGGCTTGAGGGAGCGCACCGTCCTCACCTCCACCAGCAGTCCGTAGTTGCGCTGCGGACTGGCCAGCCACCGGTCCACGGCCGGCTGGACATCGAGGCTCACCGTCTCCGTGCTGTTCAGCCGGACCGTCTTGGTGTCCAGCAGCAGATAGCTCGGCTCCCGCTGGCCACGCACCCCCACCCGCGTGATGTCGTAGACGAGCACCTGGTAGCGCGTCCGGTTCGCCGACGACGACCTGGCCACCACCTGCGGGCTGAGGGCGTCCCGCGTCAGCTGCAGCTCGGCGGCCTTCAGCTTCTCGTCGCCGGGGATGCTCTTCACGTCGAAATGCAGCCGAAACCGATGGTGGTGCGGAAACCGATCGTCGATTTTACTATCTGCAAGGAGGCGGAAAAATAAAGGTACAGGTGAGTTTGGATTCGGAATAATGAATTTCAAAATGATATATTAAAATTGCGAATATATCCGgggatttcaataaaatatttctggtCCACAGCTTTCTTAATGCTATAAGATACAtcctaataaatatttataagactATTCCCAGCTCagattaataaagaaaaagtatCTACCCCTTTTGGGATATATCTTTTTATATCCGGTTTAAGTTCAGGATCCTTAAGATCTTATTTTTTAGGACAGTTACCCTAAGACCCACCCATCACCTGCCTGTTGCATACCCCCAAAATCGGAATCAGCGAATTAAGCCCGGCGATCCGGCGGATCAGGTGATATAAAGCGGGCTCGGATCTCCGGCCAGATGATTAGACACACCTTCGGCCAGCCAGCAGACGAGCGCCTACCTGGATTCCTTAGCTGGTAAGTAAGTAAGTACCCCCTGCTTAAATACACCCACCACTCGAGAGCCGAGAGCCGAGAGCGTGGAAAGCGCAGGGAAATCTGGGACAAAGAAGGTCGAAAATCGCACGTTCCAGTTGTCCAGCCGCCTTTTTACGACTGGCGCCTGTGCTAAAGACCCTGGCCCACCCCGGCCTACCTTTCGGATCTGTAGATACACACGTATCTTTGTGAATATATCTGTGTGGCAAGGTGCAAACTCTGCACGCTTGCTGAAAAATCTTAATTTGAATCGACGCCGCTCTCAAGTACCTCGGGCAAAGATGAAAAGCGAGTCGTAAATTCTTTTGGGAAGCGAGAATCGACCGGAGGGTTGGGATGCGTATCCGAGGACCGGCAAGCGGTTGGCTGTAAACGGCACAGATGCCGCACCTCGGGACGTGGccagaaactgaaactgaaccGTAACCAAGACAAACTCGACTCGCCGGTCGGCTTAGACACTTGGCTTTAGACACTTGGTTTTGTGTGTGCGGCCGGGCTATCTTTACCTGCTCCTAACTGCTTTATTGTTCGACCATATAATCCTGCGGAAAATAATGCGAAATACgctttaataataattgttattcCTACAAATACAATATAAAAGCCATTTAGCGCATGCGCTAAACGTTCCTGGTGTAATTCCGAGGAAAAATTTCAAGGTCACTGCCGGGCTGTCATCGCGGCAGAGCAGGTAAAAGGACTCTCCCGTGTCCTTTTAGCTGTTCATTTTGGAAAGCCGTGGAATTTCCGCGTGATTTCACAGCGCTTGCGTGAATGATACGAGGGTGGATCGAAGGATCGAGGGATCGGCGGCGGAGCAGGCGCAGGTATGCAAATCGCTTAGATGAACCAGAAATTCAGGGAAAATCCGGAGCGCTCTTCATTCGCATTTTGGTAGCGGAAAGTACGCGTTGCGATGAGTGGGAATGTAAATTAGGGGTAATGCAGATCGAAATCCTTTGGCAGTGCGGGGAGCAGGTGGAAAGTGCAGGTATAGGAAGTAATCGAGCCTGGATTGGACTATTTATGTCCCAATAAAGTGGGCAAGTTACTAGGTTTAAACTTATATATTCCCATATTTTAATATGCCCCTCTATCTCTTCGCAAAATAAAAGTGTATCCACCGATCTAGATAAACCTGAATGTATAAAATTATTCCTTCATCAACATGGAAATTATTCTCCTTATAAAAGAGGCAATATATTTGGTCGAAATTATATGGCTAATAGCGAATATATTCAAAAGATATCTTAAAAAGTGTCACTCAAAACATAAAATTCCATTAAGGTCTGCATATCTTTAGCTTCAGATTGTTATCCATAAAGTGTAAAAGTTCCTACATTTTAAAACTTGCAATATTTGCATGTATTAAAGAAGTGAAAGTTAGGAACATGAAATGTATTAGAACAAGCTTAAGGACAAACCTAAGTATTGCCTTTCGAAAATGATAAGGGTCTTTCAACTATTCACAAAGTATATATTCCACTTCCGGGTTTCTAAAGCCTACTACACCtttattctacatttaaatgggtATCAAGCATTTTAGAGAAACTCACCTTTGTGTGTAAAACTTCGCACTGTGTTGGCCGACTTGGTCAGCAGCCCCGGCTTGGGGATGTTGACCGAGTCGAGCTCGTGGCCCATGATCTCGGCGTAGAGCCGCTTCATCGGCTCGGGGATGATGATCTTGGAGCGGTCGATCTTGGGCGGCCGCTTCATGTTGAACAGCGAGAGCAGGCTCTTCTCGATCTCGACTAGAGTGGAGGGGTCCGGCTTGAGCTTGTCCTTGATCAGCGCCTCCTTGCTGTAGGTGGACGGGCCCTGCTCGGCGATGATGGCCCCGGCATTGGCCGGCACCTTGATGGAGGCCACCTCGCGGTCGAGGACCAGCGTCGGCTCCTCCACGAAGATTGATTCAATCGACGATTGATGAGATTCTGTGGACGAGGAGGCCGCCTTCCTGGCCTGCTGCTGGTGGCTCCGCTGATGGTGGCCATGGTTCTTCTTGTGGTTCTTCTGCTCCTTGACAGCCATTTTGTGGTTGGGTTTATTAACTAATTGTTTAGActtatttttggaattttctAATTGGTCTGTTCTTGGTTTATGCACTTCGTTGAACTGTCGATTGTTCGCGTCACTGTTGCTATGTGCTTTCTTGCCGTGCTTGCTTTTGCTCAGGTGGCTTTTATCACTATCACTGAACGCGAAGGGTTCGCTAAATGGATTAAATGCTTTTGCTAATGCTGTGCTGGTTGGCGCTCCGCCCGATCCGCTGGAATCAGATCGAGCTGCTGATCCTGATCCCGGTGCCGAGCCTGATCCTGATCCTTGCGGCGCTATCTGGGCGGCTACGGGCGCTATGGCGGCGATGAATCTCTGGGATATATCCTCGGTGCTAGCAACTCGAACGATCGTTTGAAAAGTCGCCAGCACTGCGAGGAGTAGAAGCCATGCGCGCATGGTCGCTTGCAACTCTGGAAAGAGACAAAGACGAAGACATGGGTTAAGTGGTGCTGGGCAAGGGCTATAGCTGCGGGATGGGATGCTATATGGTAGGGCAGGGAATTCGGATGTGGTGTGTGgactccgattccgattccaatTCCGACTGGGATCTGGGAACTGGGATCGTGTTCCACACCGCACTTCCACTCAATCCGCTCTTGCACTCACACTCAGGCGGCCATGGGTGCAAGCGGGACGACTATACGGGGTCCAACTCTTTCGTATCTGTCAGATACTATCTGGTATCTTTCGCAGTGCGGTCTCGTGTGCTGTGTGTCTGTCTGTGTGCGTCTCTGAGCGTGTGTGCGTTGGACGACGTGCGCTGCGCGACTGAACGCTGGCTCTTCTTCTTCGGCAGGTAAGCGACGTCGGCAGCGGCGGTAGCTGCGActgcggcagcggcagaggcagcggcagcggcagcgactGCGGCGGCGACGTCGCCTCCTTTTGGCCCATTTGAGGAGAAAAGAGAGCAGAGCGCCTGGCCCAAAGTTTTATGGCCCTACGGGGTGAaaggttctggttctggttctggttctggctcTGTTCTCGCGACTTCAAAAATGGTGGCTCTCTTCTTCCCGCTCCCTGCCACCCCCTCGCCACCTGCTCCTCGGCAAGTGTTGCAATCGCAGGCGGACATTGCACCTTTTGCACTGACACACGATCTTTTGGGACCAGCTTTATCGTTTTGTGTCTACGAATAGAAATTCAATACAGCCCCATACCACACCAGGCCGAAGCACACCCAAAAACCCCCCTCGTTCTGTGTTCGGTTATTAGAGTAGCTTCGATCGTCATATTTTCCACTTATCGCCCGCCCGAGCGCTTTGATTTACAAACAAGCGGCAAATGCTCAAAAACCCTATCtggaaaatttatgaaaattattaGAAGTATTCTATATATTTTGGTTATAGGCTATAAATTTCCCAGATTTTATCTCAAGATGCGTTTGAGAAAGGTACGCCATACGCGCTCGCACACACCTAGAACAAATTACATGTTGTTTTTCACATAAAGATTAACATCTTATCTTgtactaaaaacaaaaatttgttatatgATAGGGCGCTTAGACGCAAAGGGATTGGGATCCGGGCTTGGGATCGGGCTCGGGCTCGAGATCGGGATCTTTCGAAAATGGTTAAATTGGAAATTGGAATTTTGGAAAAGATGGCACACGCTGGGGGGTGCACAAGATCTTGGGCCTGCGATAAGGCCCGGGGAAATTGGTTGAACTTAGGAAATTAGAGGGGGAATCCGAAGATCGTGGAAAGGgtgaatgaaattgaatttcataaATACGTTTATGATTTGTTCataatttgttgtttgtttttaatatgttccCAGAATTCCACATTCCCTATGCCGTGTGGGTTGTGGTTGCGTGTggttttcagtttcagttccaGCCGGAGTTTGGCCGCAGTTGTGGGTTCCTAACTACCTGCCCGCTGGGCGACGGCTGAACTGGGACACACGGGGCTTTCCCCTAGGCCGAGCGGCCCATCGATGAATGCCAGGCGCTGTCCGGGATTTCCAAGCTCGCCGTCCATTCAGTGAAACTACGCGTACTAGACACCAGATACGTTACTATATCCGTCTATAACTCGCACTCAGCTCAATCCGAGCTGCGAAATGTCGCAAGCGCCTGCTAAAGTTCAGATTTCAGCTTTTTGTCGCAGCACCAACGACTCCGAAATGTTTCGCAAAttgacacatttttattattaatgatTAACGTTTGATTCCGGTTGCCCAATATCCAAAACGCACACACACCAGACCCAGTTGGGGTATAGTAATCTGTGCCGCACACCGTCAGCAATTAGATTGGTTAGTAATAAACGCCAGCGTTGGCACAAAACCCTTGGACACTCACGCACCCAGTAGATACAATAGGGCCGAAGACTATATTCTGTCGGGTTATTTATGTGCCAGGATAttgacatttttgttttgtctttGCCGCCGCTTTTTATGTTCCCTTTTTAGGATTTGAGAGGGTCCCATCTTTAATATTAGTTGTGTATCAGAACGGTACTTCATTGTGCTGGCCAACAAAGGTCGGGGCAGTTCTTGGAACAGGATCTCGGCTGGGGTTACAATACAATTATGATATACGTggggaaatattttgattaagCGCTGCACGAAAGTGCATTAGCAACAGGTTGACTTCAGTTGGGGATGTTCCAGCTCACGCCCCTTTTATAAGGATAGGCATAGCTTCGAAAAATCGATTGCTTCTATGgagcacataaatatattcacCCAAAAATTAGAAGCAGATGCTTTATTTAACTATAAGAACTAACTCTAATTCTTGAAAAATAGCTGATACAAGTACAATAAGATTTtgggaaatatttaaacaggAATTCCTTTAGTAATAATATTCTTTTGGGGCAGAAAAATGCCAACCACTGACATTGAAACTGACTTTTGCAATATCCCATTACCAATTCCTATAGCCAAGTGCTGGGCAAGGGCAATTCGGGTTCTCTCAAATATCCGAGACCGACTGCCACATGCCATCGACAAGGCGAACAACCCGAAAACTCCTCGCAGCGCCAATAGCTTTTCAATATCAAATGAACCTGGCTGCTCGATATCGAGTGCACAGCTGTCATTATGCAATGGTCTTGTGTGCAGTTCTCACAAGTTCAAGAATGCAGCCCCGCCTCCTTTTCGTCGCCTTTGACACATTTACATAAGCTTAGGCTGGGGACGAAGGCCCGGCACTCACCTCAGTCTTATAAAGTTTCCTATGGTCGAGTGGTGTCGCTTGATATTGGATCTCCGGGGGCCCGTATCGCTCAAGTCGAATATCGATACGACATGTGTTCGGTTATTAATTCGAAAGCCGTGTGATGGATCGCCCGGAAAGCAAGCAAAATAGGAGCGACCAACTGTCTCGTACACTTTTCGTTCCACTGAATTTATGACGGGCTCGGATCGGGGAATTCAGATTCTGAATCGAAATCGGAATGGGAACGGGAACGGGATCCGTTATCGCGGCGAGCGGCGAGCGGCGCTCGGTTACACTTGGATATATTTGCACAATTTACAGATGTTTATGGCGCTCGGGCCGTTTCGCTTTTCAAATAAATCACGCTTGTGTAAATATCTGATAGGGATTGTCGGCTACTGTTACGGGTTTCCTTCGATAATTGTAGATGAAGTAGATCGAGTTCTTGTTGAAAATAGTGTTGCCGCATTCGAGGCGCACCAAGTCGGTAGATGTGGCTGGGATCGAAGCGCCGCGGCACATGTCACCCTGCGAGAGCCCTGGGGTTAGGATCTGGGATGCGGATTCGGGCGCAGGGTATCCTGGCGTGGTGTATCTGGCAGACACACCTGTCACCCGGCGGCTCCTTCGGCTGACGATTCGCAGGCTATCCACATAGTCTCCCCCACGACACTCACGCACTTTGTTTTCAAACCGTATCTGGGCGCATCTCCAGTATCTGCTTCTGTCTCTCTAtccgcatctgtatctgtagctgTATCTGTTTGTTGTACTTATTTCGTATTCACAGCTTTATTTGCTTTGGCTGGCTGTTCGGATTTCAGGGTTTCCCTTTACAACCCGTCAGTTGACATTCCACACACCCAGCAGAAGACACACACTCGCGCACAACAACCTCAAATGCCTCAATTTCTTTGTTTCCGCACGGAGATCTTTTTGGGGGTATCTTCACGCCTCGCGTCGCGAATCAGTCAGATactttttctgtatttttttttttggatttattGCAGGCCCGAGAATATTTTCTCGAAAGCTTTGGCTTCACTTTTCGCCGCTCATTTCGCTATAGATTTAAACTCGATCAGCGCTGTTGAACGACTAACGCCTTTCTGTCTACCTCTACCTGATTCCGATACTTCAGATACTCGGCTCGGCCGCACGCACACACTGCCAGGAGCCgagcacacagatacacacttCGGCAGCCCCACTCCAcggcagagagagagagagagggagagcgagCGCTCAGCGTGGCCGAGAGCGTCGCCGATCGGGAGAACTCGGAAAGTTGGGGCCGCAGCCCCATCTCCATCATTATCGCGATCATGATCACGCATCTCGTCTAGCGCTGCTCGGTCTCGGACTCGGATTCCCAGCCAGCGCGACGTCAAGTCTTCCTCGTTTTGCGCCGCTCTCTTGAGTGACCGCGCGCACACTCAACCAGTTAATTGGTCGACGTTCTCCGGGTCTTGAGTGGTTTCTCCGCACTCCTCTCCCCGGAGAGAATCTCACTCGGCCCTGCATTCTGAGCTTTTTGGCTCAGAAGTCTTGGGGTCCCGAGGCAGGCATTTTGTAAAAGTCAGGGTGGTACTAAGGTTTGCGGCTTGTGGTGAAATGGGAtctttatttagaaatttaGGAAATATTCCGAATACGTTTATTTCAAGTAACTAAACATCATATTTTAAGAGCCTGCTAATCCCCTTGATTTTTGGTACTAGCCCGCTTATTtaccaaattcaaaattataaattaaatcttttgaaagcgggaaacaaaataaaatgacaGACAGAATTATGACTAACAACAAATAGAACAAACactttattttgtgtttgaTAGTCTTGTATTTCAATGACTTGTGCCAAACAATTACTTCCTTTTAAGTAAAGTCTTTCTTAAAGCAGACAATAACAaccagttaaatatttttgaaagatTAAAATTTCTATGATTAATGCACTATTTTTCGACAGTTGGTAGCATTATCTAAAGAATACCTCACTCTTCGCTAGaggttctttaaaaaaaatactgtaTTTTTTCTCAGatactttaaaaactttcttaaaatatttataaatcttCAGATACTTGTTGTTTCCCTAGAAACTCTGTAAACCCCCAACAACTTTTTTAGAACTCCTAGAAATACGAATTTTTCCCCTAGAAGTTCTAGAAACCTTCCGAAACTCTTTAAAGAACTGCTCCCTACTTACATTTGACACTCCTGCGAATTAGGTATCCAATCAAGCGAGTCGTTTCCTTCGGCCAGCAGAGTGGAGCATTTAGCTCTCGGGGATCGGGATTTCGAGCTGCACGAGCGCAATGAGCCAAGTACGAAACCAAACTGTCTGCGCATTCCTGGAGGCTGGGACCTCGGATCTTCCGATGTTCCGATCTTCGAATGTGCCAGCCAGCCAGGCAGCGATGCTACAACGACGATGATCATGATCATGATCACCGATCCCCGCACATGCCATGGATGCGGATGGCACGAGTGCGAGCGAGAGCCCCCGACATTCTGTTCTCCcgcgagtgtgcgtgtgtgtgtgtgtgcttagGTAACGAAATCCTTGGCAACAACACAAACagaaaatgaaatcaaaaagTCAGGAGTTAGTATAATTTTATTGGTCGGAAGGCAAGAGGTAAAAAAGGGCAGTGGTGGCAGCCATAAGAATGACACATGCCGGCTCTCTCGCACTCAGGCACACAGATACTCGACACCCATACACAGGCACTCGGTCAGCTAAATGCATTTTAACTgccttttgttgttgcacttgtttgtttgtttgtggaGATGACTCTGCGCTTGGTAGCTCGGGGCTCGGAGATCTTCTCCGACTTCGAAGCACCCGCGCATGCGCAGCCAACGTGACTCTGCCACAAAGATTGCttttgcagttgcagtggcTGCTGCagccgttgttgctgctgcagttttTACCAGCCGAGCAGGTGCTGCAGGCCAGCCAAGAAGACGGCGAGTATTGGCGCTTGGTAGGTGGAGCTGGGTTTAAGACTCACACAATGCCAAAGGTTTTAGCCAAAGCTGCCAGTTGACGTTCCTAAAGGTCTGATTGGTGGGGGAGAAGTCCCAAAtgcacttaaataaatatatttataatgtcttctataatatattgtatctaTATTTCATATatctaaaattgttttttcttttaagtctATATAGTTGGTTACCACTCCCTCGTTTATTACATTTTCTGATTGTTCTGGTTTAGGTATTCCTATCTTTCTTTGAGTCGGGTTTTTTCAAAGACTAAAGTCCTATAAGGAAACCTTTTGTGTGACAGCCGGAAGTGAAGCTCAGCTGAGAGAAATCCCTGTTCATTCCATTGAGGCCCGTTGGCGTCGTCTGGACGAAAGACTGACCAAATGGAGCGTTGTCAGACATTGTGGCTTTGCTATAACTTAGTATTCTTTTTATTCTTGTGCCACACATGGTCAACTGGCGCCAAGGCTTCTTAAGTAGCCTTTGTGCCTGGCCAGTTCTTCACTTGTCGCCGTCTGTCCGGCACTTGTGCCTCCCTACTTACGGCGAGCATCGGATTTCCCGGCTATATCTACTGTTCTCGAGAATTCACAGAGCGTTCTTAGTTTAGACTACAATACATTTTAGTATTCCTTTAAAAACTTGAATATTAAGCAATAAAATAGAAGTAGAATCActgaataaatgttttttaatgcTTTTCATAATTTAACCCATTAAGTAGTTTCGAAGAATAACTTCTAAAAGACATTCATATTCTGAATGGTAGGTTCCACAAATGAAACCCAGTTGCCGTCGTCGCTTTGGCTGCTTAACCCCATGATGCCCCACCTCCCCGCGGTGATTCATGCCCATTGGCGCACAGAAaaactccactccactccacacagatacagatacaggtACAGATACATTTGCCGCGAAGAAGGCGGGCTCCAAAGTTCGTGGAGATCCTTTTGTATGTTAATCGTCTGTCTGATTTGTCCGTCTGCGTGTCTCAGTGTCTTTGTGTGCCGAGTTCTTCGGGTCTTCTGGTGTTGGTGTCGTTCTGTGCTCCTCCTTCGACTCGCTCGGTCTCTTTCCCGCTCTCGCTCTGCCGCTGCATCCGGCAGAtaaacagatacagatacattggCCCTGTGGAATGCCG
This window contains:
- the LOC108029131 gene encoding protein decapentaplegic isoform X2, with translation MRAWLLLLAVLATFQTIVRVASTEDISQRFIAAIAPVAAQIAPQGSGSGSAPGSGSAARSDSSGSGGAPTSTALAKAFNPFSEPFAFSDSDKSHLSKSKHGKKAHSNSDANNRQFNEVHKPRTDQLENSKNKSKQLVNKPNHKMAVKEQKNHKKNHGHHQRSHQQQARKAASSSTESHQSSIESIFVEEPTLVLDREVASIKVPANAGAIIAEQGPSTYSKEALIKDKLKPDPSTLVEIEKSLLSLFNMKRPPKIDRSKIIIPEPMKRLYAEIMGHELDSVNIPKPGLLTKSANTVRSFTHKDSKIDDRFPHHHRFRLHFDVKSIPGDEKLKAAELQLTRDALSPQVVARSSSANRTRYQVLVYDITRVGVRGQREPSYLLLDTKTVRLNSTETVSLDVQPAVDRWLASPQRNYGLLVEVRTVRSLKPAPHHHVRLRRSADEAHERWQHKQPLLFTYTDDGRHKARSIRDVSGGEGGGGGGKGSRNKRQPRRPARRKNHDDTCRRHSLYVDFSDVGWDDWIVAPLGYDAYYCHGKCPFPLADHFNSTNHAVVQTLVNNMNPGKVPKACCVPTQLDSVAMLYLNDQSTVVLKNYQEMTVVGCGCR
- the LOC108029131 gene encoding protein decapentaplegic isoform X1 produces the protein MQRSRTARIGCCCSCSQRICGFWSVTERRAAGAPELQATMRAWLLLLAVLATFQTIVRVASTEDISQRFIAAIAPVAAQIAPQGSGSGSAPGSGSAARSDSSGSGGAPTSTALAKAFNPFSEPFAFSDSDKSHLSKSKHGKKAHSNSDANNRQFNEVHKPRTDQLENSKNKSKQLVNKPNHKMAVKEQKNHKKNHGHHQRSHQQQARKAASSSTESHQSSIESIFVEEPTLVLDREVASIKVPANAGAIIAEQGPSTYSKEALIKDKLKPDPSTLVEIEKSLLSLFNMKRPPKIDRSKIIIPEPMKRLYAEIMGHELDSVNIPKPGLLTKSANTVRSFTHKDSKIDDRFPHHHRFRLHFDVKSIPGDEKLKAAELQLTRDALSPQVVARSSSANRTRYQVLVYDITRVGVRGQREPSYLLLDTKTVRLNSTETVSLDVQPAVDRWLASPQRNYGLLVEVRTVRSLKPAPHHHVRLRRSADEAHERWQHKQPLLFTYTDDGRHKARSIRDVSGGEGGGGGGKGSRNKRQPRRPARRKNHDDTCRRHSLYVDFSDVGWDDWIVAPLGYDAYYCHGKCPFPLADHFNSTNHAVVQTLVNNMNPGKVPKACCVPTQLDSVAMLYLNDQSTVVLKNYQEMTVVGCGCR